Part of the Henckelia pumila isolate YLH828 chromosome 2, ASM3356847v2, whole genome shotgun sequence genome is shown below.
TTGTCAATATATACTATAAAAACTAAAGATGGAGTGTATTTAACAAAAATTGGGGTGTAAATATAACTCTCCTATAAAATAGATGGAAGAATTTCAGCAAACAAAAATTCATTTTGGGATGGAATTTGATGTTATTGCACCAAAAAATTACATCTATTTAGTTGGTCTTTCCCGTATGGAGTTTGATTCTCTCTCCATTATAttttcaaacaaaaatttttgtGGGATTtttttgggttaattttgtgaaAACGGATCTTCTATTGATTATTAGACGTgttccataaaaaatattattttttatgaaaatatattttttttatcatgcaaCTTTGCTACTTCTAGGTTTATGTCTAAcgactttgaatttttttttcttatctcGGTCCATTGTCTTTTCTTTTTTGGCTGTTTTGGATAATTTTCTACTTAGGTGGCCAATTTAAGCGGAAAAATTGTCTAGGAGGTGGTTGGAGCTTATGCGACTAAAATTTTGggatttcttgattttttttgccacttaaaaatttattttccatattttatgtcgtaaatattaatttttaatttatatatagatTAGATTGACCCATTTCATATGATAAAtatctatatttttaaattaacttttaaatttgataactaagataggatcaCAAGAGATCAAAGTTGATATCAAATTGTTTCAGAATCTACGAGAACAAGTTAATCTTAGAGTTCCATTTCcacattctttaaaaaaaaaaaaattacatgtaACTAAAATATATAGGATAGTTGTGTATTTTATGTTGCAagaatacatatatattataatataatataatataatataatataatataatataatataatataatactaatataataataataataataataataataataataataataatactactactactacatAAAGCATTAGAGAAACTGTTTTTGGTTTAAAATGTGAATGGACAAAATtgccattaatttttttttttgcataatTCAATATACTACCCCGTAAAATATTGAGATTGCTAAAACGGTACCCcttatgaaaaaataatgatCTATTAATTTCAtgtgttttttaattttgagcACATACCTCCTcctattttcaaattttgatcaCATAATACCTTGTTCGTACGTGTTTTCAGAGATATTTGTGcgcaaaatttgaaaacacaaaGGGTTTATAGTCATAAGGATTTTTCAGCAATCTCATGATTACATAAGAAGAGTATATGCAATTATccctttttttttcttgatctaAAATCAGAAGGGCAAAACAAAGATTGGATCAAACTCAACCTCCCCTGCTACCCATTTCCTCCCCACTTCACGTCTTCTTTATTCCTCACCCTCTCTCAATCCTTCCCCACATTTTCAATATTCATTTTTCAGCCTACAATTTATGTAAATTTAGGCTAATAAATCTTATATTTTACTAATTGATTATATAAGATATCATATGGTTATTatattcaaatattatattatacacgCAACGCTTGTGCGTATGGctagtatatattatatattataatgatATGAGATGGATAATGATAAATTATAATCTTGATATCTTACTAAATCAGTTCGTTTCTATCTTGATAAATTTATATTCTTAAATGATGGACGTTTAGGTCCAAGTTCATTTTCTTCTTAAACTAGTTTTTGGGTCGAATAAGgttcaaatttattttctttaacAGCTGGTAAAAAGAACACAATTTTCTCTAATTTAATAGACTATCAAACCCAGTGGATTTAACGGTTTTGTTCATGCTGCCCGCAGGGTACTACCCTGCGGGCAACGTGTAACctcatgattggtcaaaatcagTGGGTCCCATGCGGGGCTCACTGATTTTGCCAATCATGATCCGTCATGCCACCCCTAGGGCACTACCCTGGGAGTAGCATCGACATTACCAGATTTAACATGTGCATCAAACGTAGGCAAGTACACTACCACGAGAAATCAAAATAATACATTTATTTATCAAAGGGATTTTCTTAACCAATTAGTAACCCAAAAAAAACTCTCAAACCTTATCCAAGCATCAACATAACCCGAATCGAAATCGAAAGGAAACAATTAACTAGTGTaagttttatatttataaaattttgttaatttaaagttttaagattttttttatgacgtgGTACCCGCAGCCGCTATTTTACGGTGCACACTAGGTAAAccccggactaacgcaatagcctgcaaactacgctagtcaggtaaacTGCACTGGACAAGCTCTGTGCGACATGCTAGTCCAAGAAGGTATTGGCAGGGAAAATCGAATTCCTGACCTCTGGTCAAGCATTCACCTACTCTACCAACTTGGACACTCCCTTGTGGGCAAAGTTTTATGCTTTTTCTGGAAGAGCCATGGATGACAAAATTGATAAAATGGCTGTAAACAAGAATCCCAGAGTACAAAGTGCGGCTGCAGCATTCACCTTGTTCGCGAATCCAGTGATACCTAATAAATCTACCAGGTCTCTCATATCTTGGGTAAATCCAAAACTTGCTGCTGCTCCATTGATTAATATGTAAGATATAATCTGCATGCCcagaaacccaaaaaaaaaattaataaaaaaataaagctTTGAACCGAGCTCgactcgaaaatatttattattctaGCTCCCCAGTGATCAAGATCCTATCATGTGGCTTGATCAACCGTCGAATATGAACGATTGTGAAGTTTAATTTTCTTCAAACTACAAGTTGACATTTTTTGTAAGAGTTTTTTTCAACAAAAACTCACTGTGAAATATCAAAAATACACATTTTATCCTtgtgaaaattaaataagtgTTTCAACTATTGTGTTTTTATAGAAGTTGCATGATTTACCCTTGCTAATTCGAtaaggaaaaaaatattttgtgacaaaCTGATGTAACTAATCACTGATAAACATAATTTACATGTTTAAAAAACTGATATACCAATAAAAACTTAACAAGAAGAATTAACTGTGAATGTAACAAAGAACATTACATCAATTGTCATAGGTAAATTTTTCTCATTTGATAGTTGGAACATGTCCGTGCCACGATTTTTAGACCAAATTTTGAAAAGTAATACATGAAAtatacaaaaatttcattttattaatttacaagaaaaatataattatttttacacCAAAACTCTCTATGCAATTTCGAAAATGCGTACTTCacccaataaattttttttttttttgttggaagCAAAAGTCATGTAGCAATTGGATCATCTTAATTCCGTAGTCTTTTTGTACTACTTGGTTTGCTATAGAATTAATGTCATTTAATTTGATAACTTGATCTTTCCAATGACGAATTGGACATACTAATTTCAATGTtttatgataaattaaatattctacAAATTAATTCATATGCTCTGGTTAATCACACTCTCATGAAAACCCATGAAAATTCGCAATATTAGGTGCATGCATAGGTAACGAAAAGTATTGGCAAGGGTGCGGAATCTCGAATTTTAAAATACAGatgaagaatattttttttgtccattaacttgtccatgttttgattttggttcattaacttttcaaattttggttttggtacaataacttttaattttcagtgattttggTCTAACTGCACACATATCAGCTAGACAATGACACACATCAGCATTTTCCGGGTGACGTGTGCCAATGTCTAGCTGACTCGTATGAAGTTTAACCATaatcactgaaaattaaaagttagcgtaccaaaaccaaattttgaaaagttaatgaaccaaaaccaaaacatggataagttaatggaccaaaaaaaatattttcccaaaTACTGAGACTTTCTATCCAATACCTTCTTCATGAGGAGGATTTGAGAAACAAACTAAGATATTACAGGGGTAATGTTTTAAATTTCTTCTAAATGCTTTCTTTAATATCATACATAAATTAAACAGAGGACAATTTAGTAAAATCGCATTGACTTTGACCGTGTGTTGGTTCTGTGGCATGTGTGAAACTTCTGTAAAAACATAAGAGCTAGAAGCCTATTCAGTTTTCACAAGGGTGAAGCggacattttcaatattttacagaGATTTTTGGTAGaaaatactttttttaaaaaaaatatcttaaattAAGTCGTTGACCCTTAGTAACCTGGCTGTTGATCGAACTCGACTCGAACAATATTCACTTATCTAGCTAGAGGTTGAAAGAATATCTAATAGATTTCAGACTCGAGTTAGATTcaacttaattttaatttttttgtttaaaaaaaaatctagatATCAACTTAAGCTCAAGCCAGATTTTGATCAAACCAGGACCTATTAATTATAGGGTCAGTTGTCTGTGAAATATCGATGTTGCTAAAACCTCTACCCTCTCATGAAAATAATGATTTATTAAAATCTGGTGTTCTCAAATCTTAAATAGCATGCACACACATCCTCATGttttcaaatcttgagcgcataAAACCTTTATTCGTATATGTTTTCAGAGGTATGCAAGATTTGAAAATAATGGGAATAAATAGTCACGAGGGATATTCGATCAATAATCTCATGATTCAAAGgaccatgtatatatataagtaaCTCGTTAATTAATTTGGCTAATGTTACCTTGTCACCATAGAAATCAATGTAAACGAATCCATCGCCGCCGAAGCGGCTTCCGCTATTGATTTGGATGACTGTGAAGGTGGTTTGCAGAAGACTGTACACAATTCCAATGAGTAtagttgtaacgccccaaatttatcttaattgagcttatttgagataaccaaagattttattatttgagggCCGTTTTGATATTTGTCAGGGATcaatttgcaatttttggattttcagggactaaaacgcaaaaattggatttgttatattgatTGGTCTTGGAATTTGATTGACTTAGTCTCATTTGTTTCCTCTTCATCCCCTCCATCGGTTCCTCTCCATTGAAGACTCCCCAACTCActttcaagctttgtgatttcaattttcggtcgatccgtccgttggaatttaattctaaaggtagtttagcgatcacgacatcgaaggcttcgttctatcgtaagtttttcttcgatcggatatattttattttttggatgtagTTGGAATTCGATTCCTTTCAgatatgatgttcttgagatagttcttatcgtttattctcagacgaaattgaaatagagcgtcgttcggaattgttatgatttttcttatggAATTCgaaatttgagttttgagattttatagGTTTGAGTCTCtattgatgatttggtattgatttaagTTGGTACCGATATTATACTGATGTCTGTATTTCCGgtttatcagaatatagccgttatgccgtcggtttgagattTCCGGATTTTAGGAGTTGGAACTAAGTTTTTGAATGAATTAAATTGGATTAATTGATATTGAATGTTCTTATGTATCCGTACATATTTGACTGGAGATTTTGGAGTTTAGAGTTCGTAGTATTCGAATCGTCGAAGAGTGGATTGAGGTTTGGTATTGAGTTACCTTCTTCGTCGATTATtgtttggaatggaattttgatttgaaattcttaTTTGTTGTAGCTTGATCGAGATTGGAAGCTACTTCAAaccaaagaagaggtataagacgactttggaatggaataggacgattaactcgaatccggatttattcgagtgtcctagaagaaatcacttacatgcatgtttatatgcttatttgaacttgattgaattgatattttaatgcatgagatttcatatgcattcatattgagccgatatattattcattttgaattagacgatctggagattatagttgagtggccttggtaggcgatttactacgagcgtcgattaactcactataatgctctagAGTCTAGAGGACTAAAATATACCTCGTTCACCTCGAAAAgagagttcggtgtgattattggatattttaacctcggaatcccaaaccaaagaaagaaagaaagaaagaaagaaagaaagaaagaagaatttcttttgattatctgagtttgataatccagaagttttaaagccatgcatatcattttattccGCAGTGAAATGAATTACTTAAAAtatatgtggaatttgattttatatcatgttttgatatattatgtgatattgtatgctagtATCTtctactgggaatattattcttaccggattatccggctgttgtcttgtctttgcttgtgtgcttggcaacaggtggggcaggaccgagtcagaggcagcatggctaaggGTTGAGatgattagaagtgagacttggtgTTTTGGGAGTCGAATTGTAATCGAACTTatattgtattcgaactcttgTTGTTGGATAGTTTGAATAAGTTAGATTGAAGTATGTTCTTCtagttgagattgtataactttagaactacttgTAATGGAATTATGCACGTGGTATCATTGGATTGTATTGTGTTGTAGTGCATGTTTTTGAATTGGAAGTGTTGGAGTTGAGCCTTTTTGATTTCTGCTGTTCCTTGATTCTACAGCAGGGGGCGCTCGGTCGGCACTTTTTAGcagatcgagcgcagccccctTTCCGAGCGGCAGAAGGTTGGAAGGATTGGAGGCGCACGGTCTGCattttttagcagaccgagcgcaccccccttttaaaaaaaatacttggaTCTTGCATGCTTTAGTGTAGttaatccaagattagttgattagaaccaaggtctcacattaagtggtatcagagcgataagatcttggactgaatttagaagcgagcggggtagatcgagtccgcatgagttgaattctcgcatgcgtttgagttatttaattgatttattaaataccatgtgagcatgctttattaattaagaattatttgaattacatgattatgttatttaaattataaagcatgaattatttgagatatgaactgtaaatTTTCTGCTTGTTCTCGAATACTCTTGAGGTCGATTGAGTTTTTCGATCAGGATTGATGGATTTCTTATACTTGGGATTAAGATTTCGAGATTTTGTGTCCTAACTCTCTTGAGCATgagatatatgttcttgatgtATATTGAACAGGAATCGATCTGCATAGAATCCGGACTGGATAGAGTGATACTGCGACTGATCAGATTGATATCTATCTGTCATCGATGAAAGCATTATTGATGAGATCTCAGTCGTTTTAACCGCCGACTTGGAATATTACTGAGAATACCGCGGGATGTGAAAGCTGGTTATTAGAAATCGATCGGATAATGAACTCTCTAGAATACAGGTATGACCGTAGAACTCGATTAGTTGTATTCAACTTCAAGGCTTTGCGAGATGTTGGTGGTTCTCGAAGAAGAAAGAATTAGATAATCAAGATACGTCTATCTATTGGAGTTTGTTTAATCATTatatgaatcaacctccgatgcAACAAACTTTAGTCTTTGCTCTTTTTGAGGATCAGCAGATTGGGACTGCACCTGGAGATGATAGTATAGGTAATCGTTTGAGTTTTGGTTTTCTGCTTTTATGACTGATAGATTTGGGTGAGTCCCCTTATTCTCTTTTGAgtaatctatatgatgcattcCCTAATTGTTGAGCTTTTGAATTACCGTAGTTACAACTCTTGAATTTATGAGAATAAGATTGAATTGGGCAATATGGTACTtaggttatcagattttgatttttgtatCCGTTGAGCTGCTAGTACAGTTCAACCGAGGATTATTTTCAAAAAGTTGCCAAATTCAGATCTGAATCGTTAGACGAGTGGAAATCCTCTGGTAAGAATTTTTGATGTAAGGattctttgatattattttgtagAAGAACCGTTTATTACAGAATTGTGCGGAGGAATTCTCAATGCTGGAGTTGATGTCCTGAATTGTAACCCGAAATGGTTGATTACCAGTGGTTATAGAGTGGATCGAagttgatttggatgagattcTCAGATTACCTCTGATTTTCAGATCGAGAGAGCTTTGACTGGATATCAGGACATCACAATTGAGAATTGATAGAAGTGTCCCTTAGACCGCACTCTTGTAGAGGTACGACCGCATTGGATTCGTAATGTCGTTTGAATTGACAGACGCTCCTACCACATCTAGGAATTTTGGAAGCCAAATCTCCCAGAGATGTTAGATGAATTAGTGAGTATTCGTATCGGTGGAATTCATATCCGTCTGAAGAGTCGTACTGATCTTCAGATTCGTTGAGAGTTGTTTACAGATTTGCATGCCGAGCAGTTACGCTATTCTATCGACGTTTGATTCTGGTGGGGTCGAATTGTCTTCCTCAATCATTTTATCTGGAAATTGAATTACTTCTGATCACCTTGAGGCTGAAGCCGTTATGAATTGATCTATatcgacgtccttatctgaTATTGGAAGGTTATGACTACTATCCCTAATCCTTCAAGGGATTCTTATCGTGGATAAAGCCGATTACTTCGCAGATTATGTTATTTTGTTTGGACTTCATCTTATGAGACTAGTTCTTATTGATTGCAGAAGATATTGATCAGCGCTTTAGGACTTTTTATTTCCTTTTGGACTGATGACCTTCAGTGCCTGgaacttcttcttattgagattgtGGAATATTATTgatcataaggatcaatattaGCTTGAGCTTActgctgaagacgctcgagactcaacgTCTGAATCTAGACTTTGAGCttgcagcgatcttattgattaaaagatttGGTATCTATTTTCTTATGAGGAGATTTCCGTAATCTTACTGATCTTGGAAGGTGTAGTACTGGTTTCGCCGTACAGACTGGGTATgagaaagagaagatgattagaGACACTGAGGAATTTTTGATTGGGAATCTGATTCTATCCGGAGAGATCGAATGCAGTAGCTGATGCTCTGAGCCAAAagatttgttttatttcatcTACTATCGGCTTTCTCCTTGATTGATGAATACAACACTTCCGGTTTAGAATTCGAAGCAGATAGGAGTTCCATCAGCATTTAGCTTTTGAGCCGAATCAGAATTGTTTGAGAAGATCAAGATCGTTCACAGATTTGATTTGACTTTCAGAATTAGATGAAGAAAAGTCAGAACTGAACCAGCCTGAATTCAGGTCAGTATTGATGCTCTATTTTGAGATTGAGCATATTGTTGTGCTAGATGTCTCTGATTTAGAGACAACATATCTTGAGATTGGTACATTCTAGTGTTTTCAATATTCTTTCAGATGATCGAAAGATTTTCGATGATCAGAGTCAGTTCTGTTAGAAGCAGTTAAAGAACGTGTTGAGTTATGAGTTACGATATTGTGTATTGTCTACAATTGAAAGCAGAGAAACTACGACCCGATGGTCTGTAATACCGTTTATTCCGGTTCAGATTGTGTTAGAGATAGTGTTTTGATGGTTTCGTCATGAAGCTACTGATCAGTATGAGTTTGAGGTACAATCTGTTATGATTGACAGATTGATGAATATTCTATTGTATTCCCTACAGAATGATTCTCAGTCATGATCAGATGTTAGATATTCTGGCAGAACTTTTGTCAGATTGTTTGATTGCAGAATTTTAGTCATTTCAGATAGAGATATGTGTTATACCCTTTCTTCTGGTATAGTCTTCGAAGAGAATTTTGTTATTTGAGTACAGTTTGATATACTTAGAACGACGGACAGTCCGAGCAGACGTATTGGATTTAGAGGCCTTGCTGAGATGTAGTGCTGGGCTGACCCAATATCTGAATAGCTTGATTGGACCAGATGAGGGTGAATGGTCCATGCCATCTCTTAAGCTAATTATTACCAGACTTGGTAATTCATGGTACCTGCCCTAAAGGTCCATGGTTCGAATTAGGGAAGATGTGAAACTCTCGGACTCCGGGAGGAGAAGATCTGGAGTATGATGCTTGATCCTTGCACTAGTTGACGAGTGTCGCTTACTCCTATGAAGTTTTTGtgcaacaacaactatcaaatTATTATCTTGATGGCATCTTTCGATGAGTTGTGCGAGTAGAATAAAAAATCTCATTGAATTGAGAAGATGAATTATCTGAGTCACCTGAATTGAGACCATATTTGATTTGAGGTTATTATGACAGATAAATATTGTCTATCGAGAAAGAAGACGACTTGAACTAGAAAGTCAAAGAATACAAATTTTAGATGCAGACTTTGTATTTTGATCGAGAAGATCgaatatttctgaagattttggTTTTCAGAGGATTTGTCAGATATAAGAAGAGAGAGGAATGAtttttgagattattttaatctCACGAGAGTCTGGAgatgataggcgatcttgcctacggacttgttttattccgtctTTTTCTGGTTCTCCCGAGGTGTTTTTCCGTCTTTTGATGCGGATTATCACCAGATCCTTG
Proteins encoded:
- the LOC140879315 gene encoding CASP-like protein PIMP1, whose product is MAPPPSQVVSPFVSLILRIVTLICLLISLILLITVDGTALLPDYGHTKVKFKDVQAFKYMCAAIVIGIVYSLLQTTFTVIQINSGSRFGGDGFVYIDFYGDKIISYILINGAAASFGFTQDMRDLVDLLGITGFANKVNAAAALCTLGFLFTAILSILSSMALPEKA